The genomic interval GAAGAGGTCCTGCCGCACGATTCTAGAATCATGACCCTGGCCTTACGAACGCGAGGAAATCACTCCAGAGAACGGCCGGCCCATGGATGGGAGCAATCGTCTCGACCGGAAGCCCCAGCCGTTCGACGTGACGAAGAAGACTCCGGTTGGCGGCGGTGGGCGTCATGGGGGCCGGGCGTCCAGCGCCAGGGGCATCATAGAGATCCGCTTCGATGAGGATCTTCTCCGCGGGGAGATACGCCAGCAACATCCCCTCGACGTGATCGAGCGGCTGCACGTAGGAGATGTGCATCGAGCGCGTCCCATCGTTCAGCCAGTAGTTCTCCCGAACCGTCTCGTACTGGTAACCCTCGGCGAGCTCCGTCGGTGGCCAGAGTGACACCATGTCGGGTTGCAGGGTCCGGGGAGCGTAGTTCAGCACGTCGCGGGTATAGAAATCGTAGTTCTTCCAGTGGGTGATGATGGTGGCTCCGATGTGCATGTAAGTACGAAGCCCGCCGATGTGGTCATGATGTTGATGGGTGTTCACCAGGAAGCGAATCGGTTTGTCGGGCACGAGCCGCACGACCTCTTCGATCACCGCCAGGTTACGAGCCTCGTCGATGGGCGCCTCGACCACGGCCACATAGTCGTGGAACTCGACGGCAACGCTGTTGTGCGATGCTCCCCCGAGAAGCCAGACGCCATCGGCGAGCTCTACCGTCTCGACGCGCACGGAAAACTCGGCTTGGCGCACCGAGTCGGGCGGGATCACCGGGTCACCGCACTCGTTCGGGCGGATATCCGCGAAGGTGCCGCCGAAAGCGTTGTGTCCGGCGTTGATGCTCTGTGCCTGGTAGTTGTCGTCCCAACCTTCGTGGTGATGCCATCCCGTCGGAAAACGAACGCCGTCGCCGACGTCCACGTAGCTCTCATTGGTGAACTCGTGCTCGTAGTTCATATCCCCGAGAACCGGATCGGGAATCCAGGTATGGATTCGCTGCAGCAGCGACTCCTGGTTGATCGTGGCATCGACGCGGTACTTGCCGAGCACGGTGATGGAGACCACCGTCACCTTCTCCGGTGTGGTCGTCGCGCCGTCGCGGCCCATCTCGCCGAGCTCCCACCGCCAGACCGCGCGCGGATTGGCGCCGGGCAGCTGCGCTGCCTTCAGAAAGCCGTGCGGGTTGAGCCACAGGTCGAGCTGCCACCGCGCGGCATCCTCCGGTGGCGCCGCCGTAGGCTCGCTCTCCGGCCCATCCAGGTGCCAGCCGTAGGACCGGTCGACGAAAAACAACTGACGTCGGTTGCGCTGAAGCGGCGTGCCACCCCGGAAGCCCAGGCCATATTTCCACGAGGCGGGGTTGTGTCCCGGCTCGCGATCGAAGACTTCCCTCATGGTTCCGGCTTCCCAGTTCATGGTACGCGTGTAGCCCGTCAGGGGCTCCCCACGGGGCCAATCGACCTCGTAGGCGTTCAGACGCTGCTGACCGACTTTTCCGGTGTAGCCGGTTCCGGAAATCGTGACGCAGCGCAATCTCTCGGCGCCGATTGCCTCGGCGGCCGCGCGTAACACGGGTGCTGGATCGACGTAGCCGGGCGAAAGCTCTTGCGCGTCGAGCCCCACGGAATTGAGCAAAAGGAGAACCGCCGGGGACCATCGAGTGACGTTCATTCTCACCTCGTGAAGGGTCATTCTTCCGTGACCTGTGCCAAGACGGGAGAACTGCTTCGAAGCCAGGGCTCGATGTAGTCGAGGAGGTGAAAATCGTGGTTGATCATGCAAATATGGCCGTAGCCCTCGAGAACGCGCATCGTGGCATTGGGCATACGCGCGCTCATGTAGCTCGCCTGCTCGACCGAGTCCACGAGCCGGTCTCGGTCCGCGGCCAGGAATAGAGTCGGGGTCTCGATCGCGCTGACGCGATCGCGCAAATCGTAGCCCCGAAGGATCTCGAGACGGCGGAGGTAGCCGGCACGTCCAATGGCTCGGCTTCGCTCGCGGAACTCTTTCAAGTCCTCCTGCGAGGTATGTACGGTGTGA from Vicinamibacteria bacterium carries:
- a CDS encoding MBL fold metallo-hydrolase, which encodes MNVTRWSPAVLLLLNSVGLDAQELSPGYVDPAPVLRAAAEAIGAERLRCVTISGTGYTGKVGQQRLNAYEVDWPRGEPLTGYTRTMNWEAGTMREVFDREPGHNPASWKYGLGFRGGTPLQRNRRQLFFVDRSYGWHLDGPESEPTAAPPEDAARWQLDLWLNPHGFLKAAQLPGANPRAVWRWELGEMGRDGATTTPEKVTVVSITVLGKYRVDATINQESLLQRIHTWIPDPVLGDMNYEHEFTNESYVDVGDGVRFPTGWHHHEGWDDNYQAQSINAGHNAFGGTFADIRPNECGDPVIPPDSVRQAEFSVRVETVELADGVWLLGGASHNSVAVEFHDYVAVVEAPIDEARNLAVIEEVVRLVPDKPIRFLVNTHQHHDHIGGLRTYMHIGATIITHWKNYDFYTRDVLNYAPRTLQPDMVSLWPPTELAEGYQYETVRENYWLNDGTRSMHISYVQPLDHVEGMLLAYLPAEKILIEADLYDAPGAGRPAPMTPTAANRSLLRHVERLGLPVETIAPIHGPAVLWSDFLAFVRPGS